One genomic region from Haloprofundus salinisoli encodes:
- a CDS encoding winged helix-turn-helix domain-containing protein gives MSDESESRTVEHHPPEQAFSLLADETRLAILRELSDADDSLSFSELRARVGVRDSGKFNYHLKKLLDSFVRRDEGGYELTLAGTQVVGALLAGTYTASVSLEPIEIDGDCRECGASLVAVYEDEHAKIRCCECGTVRMSFTFPPGTIEQYDREELPLAFERWVLSEFAQATRGFCPNCSGRLDASLELNEDGHDRNRSFRNEVAYLRYRCGRCGNEMLASVDTLATNHSTVVAFLADRGIDLDDVPSWELDQVLDANETEMLSRDPPRVRSTVGVGGESVALVVDDSGEVVDVERSDA, from the coding sequence ATGAGCGACGAGTCGGAGTCGCGAACCGTCGAACACCACCCGCCCGAACAGGCGTTCTCGCTTCTAGCCGACGAGACGCGTCTCGCCATCCTCCGCGAACTGTCGGATGCCGACGATTCTCTCAGTTTCTCGGAACTCAGAGCGCGCGTCGGCGTCCGCGACTCGGGGAAGTTCAACTACCATCTGAAGAAACTGCTCGACTCCTTCGTCCGCCGCGATGAGGGCGGCTACGAACTCACGCTCGCCGGAACGCAGGTCGTCGGCGCACTGCTGGCGGGGACGTACACCGCGTCCGTCTCTCTCGAACCCATCGAGATCGACGGCGACTGCCGGGAGTGCGGGGCGTCGCTCGTCGCCGTCTACGAGGACGAACACGCCAAGATTCGGTGCTGCGAGTGCGGTACCGTCAGGATGTCCTTTACGTTCCCGCCGGGGACCATCGAGCAGTACGACCGCGAGGAGCTCCCGCTGGCGTTCGAGCGGTGGGTGCTCTCGGAGTTCGCACAGGCGACCCGCGGGTTCTGCCCGAACTGCTCGGGGCGACTCGACGCGAGTCTCGAACTCAACGAGGACGGCCACGACAGAAACCGCAGTTTCCGGAACGAGGTGGCGTACCTCCGGTACCGCTGCGGCCGATGCGGGAACGAGATGCTCGCCAGCGTCGACACGCTGGCGACGAACCACTCGACGGTCGTCGCGTTTCTCGCCGACCGCGGTATCGACCTCGACGACGTCCCCTCGTGGGAACTCGACCAGGTTCTGGATGCGAACGAAACGGAGATGCTTTCGAGAGACCCGCCGCGCGTTCGGTCCACGGTCGGCGTGGGCGGCGAGTCCGTCGCCCTCGTCGTCGACGACTCCGGTGAGGTCGTCGACGTCGAGCGGTCGGACGCCTAA
- a CDS encoding DUF460 domain-containing protein, which produces MNARTRALDSVVFGVDIQSGDVRGDAPSYALVVLDGDEVERDVVSLRKLRRLVEAREPAMLATDNMYELAADKDALVHFLRWLPEATKLVQVTGAERPEPLSRVASRHGVPYGKKPMKEAEAAARLALGNVGYEVSAFTNTTTVKVSRGRSTGKGGWSQDRYTRRIHGNVRRRAREIESELDKAGLEYERDVTEKYGGFSNAIFTVEARPKDIPVSANRSGDVRVEIERERRDGVEFEPLVKRRDRVIVGIDPGTTTAVAVADLDGNVLDVYSTRTDDTAGVIEWLIERGRPTIVAADVQPMPETVEKFRRSFEAVGWAPSADLPVDEKLHRTRNVDYDNDHERDALAAALFAYDAHEDQFARITRKVPPNVDRSEVIARVLAEEESVEAVLRELDPTVEDDEEAESTHEPRELTAEEKRIKRLERRVERLEEHADDLKTRLETKDETIAEYERELSDARRKERREARERREVNRLERENERLERERDRAEQRADELDRKLDRLKTLWKLDHSNFSDVAADRDLVAVKVVEQFTRDAIETAQEQFGLVAGDVVYLRDASGAGQRTAELLAETEPRVVLREGGLSDAADEVLFEAEIPVGPAEDVSMQEVDELAVARESDVEAVVDDWGERAEERRRDQNSAMVDQIISEHRAENRGK; this is translated from the coding sequence GTGAACGCTCGGACGCGTGCGCTCGACTCCGTCGTCTTCGGCGTCGACATTCAGAGCGGTGACGTTCGCGGCGACGCTCCCTCCTACGCGCTCGTCGTCCTCGACGGCGACGAGGTCGAACGCGACGTAGTGTCGCTGCGAAAGCTAAGACGACTCGTCGAAGCGCGAGAACCGGCGATGCTGGCGACGGACAACATGTACGAACTCGCCGCCGACAAGGACGCGCTCGTCCACTTTCTGCGGTGGCTCCCCGAAGCGACGAAACTCGTCCAGGTGACCGGCGCGGAGCGCCCCGAACCGCTCTCGCGGGTCGCCTCCCGTCACGGCGTCCCCTACGGCAAGAAACCGATGAAGGAAGCGGAGGCGGCCGCCCGCCTCGCGCTCGGTAACGTCGGTTACGAAGTCAGCGCATTCACCAACACCACGACGGTGAAAGTCTCTCGCGGGCGGTCGACCGGCAAGGGCGGGTGGAGCCAGGACCGCTACACTCGCCGCATCCACGGCAACGTCAGGCGCCGCGCCCGCGAAATCGAGTCGGAACTCGACAAAGCCGGACTGGAGTATGAACGCGATGTGACCGAGAAGTACGGCGGCTTTTCGAACGCCATCTTCACCGTCGAAGCACGTCCCAAGGACATCCCCGTCTCGGCGAACCGCTCCGGCGACGTGCGGGTCGAAATCGAGCGCGAGCGACGCGACGGCGTCGAGTTCGAACCGCTCGTGAAGCGACGCGACCGCGTCATCGTCGGCATCGACCCCGGGACGACCACCGCCGTCGCCGTCGCAGACCTCGATGGCAACGTCCTCGACGTCTACTCGACGCGGACCGACGACACCGCGGGCGTCATCGAGTGGCTCATCGAGCGCGGCCGACCGACTATCGTCGCCGCCGACGTGCAGCCGATGCCCGAGACGGTCGAGAAGTTCCGCCGGAGTTTCGAGGCCGTCGGCTGGGCACCGTCGGCGGACCTCCCGGTCGACGAGAAGCTCCACCGAACTCGGAACGTCGACTACGACAACGACCACGAACGCGACGCGCTGGCGGCGGCGCTGTTCGCCTACGACGCCCACGAGGACCAGTTCGCCCGCATCACGCGGAAGGTGCCGCCGAACGTCGACCGAAGCGAGGTCATCGCCCGCGTTCTCGCCGAGGAGGAGTCCGTCGAAGCGGTGCTCCGAGAACTCGACCCGACCGTCGAAGACGACGAGGAGGCGGAGTCGACGCACGAACCGCGCGAGCTCACCGCGGAGGAAAAGCGCATCAAGCGCCTCGAACGGCGGGTCGAACGCCTCGAAGAACACGCCGACGACCTGAAGACGCGTCTGGAGACGAAAGACGAGACTATCGCGGAGTACGAGCGGGAGCTCTCCGACGCCCGGCGCAAGGAACGCCGCGAGGCCCGCGAACGCCGCGAGGTCAACCGGCTCGAACGCGAGAACGAGCGACTGGAGCGCGAGCGCGACCGGGCCGAGCAGCGAGCCGACGAACTGGACCGAAAGCTCGACCGCCTGAAGACGCTGTGGAAGCTCGACCACTCGAACTTCTCGGACGTGGCGGCCGACAGAGACCTCGTCGCGGTGAAAGTCGTCGAGCAGTTCACGCGCGACGCCATCGAAACGGCCCAAGAGCAGTTCGGCCTCGTCGCCGGCGATGTGGTGTACCTCCGCGACGCCAGCGGCGCGGGCCAACGCACCGCCGAACTGTTGGCGGAGACCGAGCCGCGCGTCGTCCTCCGCGAGGGGGGCCTCTCGGACGCCGCCGACGAGGTGTTGTTCGAAGCCGAGATTCCGGTCGGTCCCGCCGAGGACGTGTCGATGCAGGAAGTCGACGAACTCGCCGTCGCCCGCGAGAGTGACGTGGAAGCCGTCGTCGACGACTGGGGCGAGCGCGCCGAGGAGCGTCGCCGCGATCAGAACTCGGCGATGGTCGACCAGATCATCTCCGAACACCGCGCGGAGAACCGCGGGAAGTGA
- a CDS encoding MFS transporter, producing MRQLLRNVPFRRLFLGRLVTNAGDSVYYIAAMWLVYDLTGDPAMSGVAGFLSAAPSGLQFLTGPLVDRWDLRRVLVGTQLVQCLLILAIPAAAALDYLSAPLVLVVMPLLSLTNQFVYPAQSAALPRLVERDELVSANSLFSLAYQGVDAGFNALAGVLIAVVGAVTLFLVDAVTFAVAAALFGGVVIPPSKQIDDASASETNDSDGTAVADGGDEETEAGEEANGGDSPSYVSSLREGVDYLRGTVVTYILVGAVGVNFASGAALASMPAYADALGGASVYGALMAALAGGMFVGAVGASKVEAIPFGRLSVASFSLAGILWLASVVAATVFGSVTVAVVLFALASIPVGAFNVLMAALVQSIVPESLLGRVSAVLGSVASVAVPLGSLVGGGVAGASSPVVLFYAAGVAMVCLGGYWAAVPTLRRMPSVGETETLNV from the coding sequence ATGAGACAGCTCCTCCGTAACGTCCCGTTCCGTCGACTCTTCCTCGGCCGTCTGGTGACGAACGCGGGCGACAGCGTCTACTACATCGCTGCGATGTGGCTGGTGTACGATCTGACGGGCGACCCCGCGATGTCGGGCGTCGCCGGGTTTCTCTCCGCCGCACCCTCCGGGTTGCAGTTTCTCACTGGGCCGCTCGTCGACCGCTGGGACCTCCGGCGCGTGCTCGTCGGGACGCAGCTCGTCCAGTGTCTGCTGATTCTCGCGATTCCCGCCGCGGCCGCGCTCGACTACCTCTCCGCGCCCCTCGTGCTCGTCGTGATGCCGCTGCTCTCGCTGACGAACCAGTTCGTCTACCCCGCGCAGTCGGCGGCGCTGCCGCGCCTCGTCGAGCGCGACGAGCTCGTCTCGGCGAACTCGCTGTTCTCGCTGGCGTATCAGGGCGTCGACGCCGGATTCAACGCGCTCGCGGGCGTGCTCATCGCCGTCGTCGGCGCGGTGACGCTGTTTCTGGTTGACGCCGTCACGTTCGCCGTCGCCGCGGCGCTGTTTGGGGGCGTCGTGATTCCGCCGTCGAAACAGATCGACGACGCATCCGCCTCCGAAACGAACGACTCCGACGGAACCGCCGTCGCCGACGGCGGCGACGAGGAGACGGAAGCCGGAGAGGAGGCGAACGGGGGCGACTCACCCTCCTACGTCAGTTCGCTCCGAGAGGGCGTCGACTACCTCCGGGGAACCGTCGTGACCTACATCCTCGTCGGCGCGGTCGGCGTCAACTTCGCCTCCGGCGCGGCGCTCGCCTCCATGCCAGCCTATGCGGACGCGCTCGGGGGTGCAAGCGTCTATGGAGCGCTCATGGCGGCGCTCGCTGGCGGAATGTTCGTCGGCGCGGTCGGTGCGTCGAAAGTAGAGGCCATCCCTTTCGGACGACTCAGCGTCGCCAGTTTCTCGCTGGCCGGGATACTGTGGCTCGCCTCGGTCGTCGCCGCCACGGTGTTCGGCTCCGTCACGGTGGCAGTGGTTCTGTTCGCGCTCGCGTCGATACCCGTCGGCGCGTTCAACGTGCTCATGGCGGCGCTCGTCCAGTCGATAGTGCCGGAGAGTCTCCTCGGGCGCGTCTCCGCGGTACTCGGTAGCGTCGCGTCGGTGGCAGTGCCACTCGGGTCGCTCGTCGGCGGCGGCGTCGCGGGGGCGTCCTCCCCGGTCGTCCTCTTCTACGCCGCTGGCGTCGCAATGGTGTGTCTCGGCGGGTATTGGGCCGCGGTGCCGACGCTCCGCCGGATGCCGTCCGTCGGGGAGACCGAGACGCTGAACGTCTGA
- a CDS encoding DMT family transporter, which produces MSRARTIGLFLLLPLLFGAAFPAIKAGLDYVPPLLFAAGRYLLSAALLLGFAAATTDAWLPRTRSDWAAVLGAGVFFIGGTGLLYLGQQFTTSGVAAIIYSLIPILTPVVAWGLLPHERFSRRYVLGLFVGFVGVALVIRPDPSNLLGESVVGESLVLTAAASVTLGSVLVRRYRPTMSVVALTGWAMLPGALILVAFSLALGESLAAVRPTVTAFLLLLYLAVFASGVGFAVYFHLLETLGPLQVNLVSYLIPVVAVTVGWLFLDEPITALTLVGFAVIVAGFALLRGDDLAPMLRRGFGKFRERSAA; this is translated from the coding sequence ATGAGTCGCGCGCGAACGATAGGGCTGTTTCTCCTGCTACCGCTGCTGTTCGGGGCCGCTTTCCCGGCTATCAAGGCGGGCCTCGACTACGTCCCGCCGCTGCTTTTCGCCGCCGGGCGCTACCTGTTGTCGGCTGCGTTGCTCCTCGGGTTCGCCGCCGCGACGACCGACGCGTGGCTGCCGCGGACGCGGAGCGACTGGGCCGCCGTCCTCGGTGCGGGGGTGTTCTTCATCGGCGGGACCGGACTCCTCTATCTCGGCCAGCAGTTCACCACCAGCGGCGTCGCCGCCATCATCTACAGTCTCATCCCGATTCTGACGCCGGTCGTCGCGTGGGGGCTGCTGCCGCACGAGCGCTTCTCGCGGCGGTACGTTCTGGGGCTGTTCGTCGGCTTCGTCGGCGTCGCACTGGTAATTCGGCCGGACCCGTCGAATCTCCTCGGAGAATCGGTCGTCGGCGAGAGCCTCGTCCTAACGGCGGCGGCGAGCGTGACGCTCGGCAGCGTTCTCGTCCGGCGGTACCGGCCGACGATGTCCGTCGTCGCGCTCACCGGGTGGGCGATGCTGCCCGGCGCGCTGATTCTGGTCGCGTTCAGCCTCGCGCTCGGCGAGTCGCTCGCGGCGGTTCGGCCGACGGTGACGGCGTTCCTGCTCCTACTCTACCTCGCGGTGTTCGCCAGCGGCGTCGGCTTCGCGGTCTACTTCCACCTCCTGGAGACGTTGGGACCGCTGCAAGTGAACCTCGTCTCGTATCTCATCCCGGTCGTCGCGGTCACTGTTGGGTGGCTGTTCCTCGACGAACCCATCACGGCGCTCACGCTCGTCGGCTTCGCAGTCATCGTCGCCGGGTTCGCGCTCCTGCGCGGCGACGACCTCGCGCCGATGCTGCGGCGAGGGTTCGGGAAGTTCCGAGAGCGTTCCGCCGCGTGA
- the eif1A gene encoding translation initiation factor eIF-1A, producing MSENEGRNNLRMPNDDEEFAVVTNMLGANRVKVRCADGTERTARIPGRMQKRIWIREDDVVLVEPWDWQDEKADVTWRYKKQEAEQLREEGHIQ from the coding sequence ATGAGCGAGAACGAAGGGCGCAACAACCTTCGAATGCCGAACGACGACGAGGAGTTCGCGGTCGTAACGAACATGCTCGGCGCAAACCGCGTGAAGGTCCGCTGCGCGGACGGCACGGAACGGACCGCTCGCATTCCCGGTCGGATGCAGAAACGCATCTGGATACGCGAAGACGACGTCGTCCTCGTCGAACCGTGGGACTGGCAGGACGAGAAAGCCGACGTGACCTGGCGCTACAAGAAGCAGGAAGCCGAGCAGTTGCGCGAGGAAGGCCACATTCAGTAG
- the rio1 gene encoding serine/threonine-protein kinase Rio1 — protein MTDEFGLVELDAVDGFGDEWEEIDVSDTEADRIARRRDREFSQFRKRIKDADQFKVEQSVFDDATFAAIYKLVQDGHIDAFGGPISTGKEANVYEALGADDTDVAVKIYRINASNFRQMREYLEGDPRFRGIGNDKGKIVLAWVRKEFANLERAQKAGVRVPTPIAVERNVLVMELVGLVEERARRLAEVNVENPQTAYEVVREYMRRLHSAGLVHGDLSEYNMIIHEGELVIIDLGQAVTVHHPNADEFLDRDCENVANFFSRQGLDVTGEELHEYVTEVEPEP, from the coding sequence ATGACAGACGAGTTCGGCCTGGTGGAGCTCGACGCCGTCGACGGCTTCGGAGACGAGTGGGAGGAGATAGACGTCTCCGACACGGAGGCCGACCGTATCGCACGCCGCCGGGACCGCGAGTTCAGCCAGTTCAGAAAGCGCATCAAGGACGCCGACCAGTTCAAAGTCGAGCAGTCGGTGTTCGACGACGCCACCTTCGCGGCCATCTACAAACTGGTTCAGGACGGCCACATCGACGCGTTCGGCGGCCCCATTTCGACCGGCAAGGAGGCTAACGTCTACGAGGCGCTCGGGGCCGACGACACCGACGTCGCGGTGAAGATCTATCGAATCAACGCCTCGAACTTCCGGCAGATGCGCGAGTATCTCGAAGGTGACCCCCGCTTCCGGGGCATCGGCAACGACAAAGGCAAAATCGTGCTCGCGTGGGTCAGAAAGGAGTTCGCCAACCTCGAACGCGCCCAGAAGGCGGGCGTCCGCGTGCCGACGCCCATCGCCGTCGAGCGCAACGTGCTCGTAATGGAACTCGTCGGTCTCGTCGAAGAGCGCGCCCGCCGGCTCGCGGAGGTGAACGTCGAGAACCCGCAGACGGCGTACGAAGTCGTCCGCGAGTACATGCGGCGTCTTCACAGCGCCGGGTTGGTCCACGGCGACCTCTCGGAGTACAACATGATCATCCACGAGGGCGAACTCGTCATCATCGACCTCGGACAAGCGGTGACGGTTCACCACCCCAACGCCGACGAGTTCCTCGACCGCGACTGCGAGAACGTCGCGAACTTCTTCTCGCGGCAGGGCCTCGACGTGACCGGCGAGGAACTGCACGAGTACGTCACCGAAGTCGAACCCGAGCCGTAG
- a CDS encoding DUF7470 family protein: MLDKLGTAGVFGIVLLLAGIGIVAYQAPIVAAGLALVLAGVGLVAQGIVKSTMRAFGF; this comes from the coding sequence ATGCTCGACAAACTCGGTACGGCCGGTGTTTTCGGTATCGTTCTGCTGCTCGCCGGAATAGGTATCGTGGCCTATCAGGCACCCATCGTCGCTGCCGGTCTCGCGCTCGTGTTGGCAGGCGTCGGTCTCGTCGCGCAGGGTATCGTCAAGAGTACGATGCGGGCGTTCGGATTCTAA
- a CDS encoding tryptophan--tRNA ligase, with protein MPEFTVTPYSVEGEVDYDRLLDQFGADRLTDEQLSTFPQPPHPLLRRGVFYAGRDVERFTSAATRGETVSLVTGRGPSGPMHLGHVLPFYFAKWMQEETGAYVYVPLSDDEKYFSKDLSFEEIHEHTRENLRDLVAVGFDPDRTRFVVDTADADVVYPLAAEFARDITPATVEATYGDPPNVGLGFYPAVQATHLLLPQLLYGRHPTLVPIAVDQDPHIRVCRDIAGKQRYDVEKPGALLSKFLPRLGGGGGKMSSSGDEPSIYLTDDRETVKQKVSKYAFSGGRADIDEHRKKGGDPEVDIAYQLLFSFFETDDETIERLAREYRAGELLSGELKQFAAERIADFLEAHQSRRPEGEIREAVEPYRLTEEERAKVRPDVFGGE; from the coding sequence ATGCCAGAGTTCACCGTCACGCCGTACAGCGTCGAGGGCGAAGTCGACTACGACCGCCTCCTCGACCAGTTCGGCGCAGACCGACTGACAGACGAACAGCTATCGACCTTTCCGCAGCCGCCGCACCCGCTCCTTCGCCGCGGTGTCTTCTACGCCGGCCGCGACGTAGAGCGCTTCACGAGCGCCGCCACTCGGGGTGAGACCGTCTCGCTCGTGACGGGACGCGGTCCATCCGGACCGATGCATCTCGGCCACGTTCTCCCCTTCTACTTCGCGAAGTGGATGCAAGAGGAGACGGGTGCGTACGTCTACGTTCCGCTCTCGGACGACGAGAAGTACTTCTCGAAGGACCTCTCCTTCGAGGAGATACACGAACACACGCGCGAGAACCTCCGCGACCTCGTCGCGGTCGGTTTCGATCCCGATCGGACGCGCTTCGTCGTCGACACCGCGGACGCGGACGTCGTCTACCCGCTCGCCGCCGAGTTCGCCAGGGACATCACGCCCGCGACGGTGGAAGCGACCTACGGCGACCCGCCGAACGTCGGCCTGGGATTCTATCCGGCGGTGCAGGCGACACACCTCCTGTTGCCGCAACTGCTCTACGGGCGGCACCCGACGCTCGTCCCCATCGCCGTCGACCAGGACCCCCACATCCGCGTCTGCCGCGACATCGCCGGCAAGCAGCGCTACGACGTGGAGAAACCGGGGGCACTGCTCTCGAAGTTCTTACCTCGACTAGGCGGCGGAGGCGGTAAGATGAGCAGTTCCGGCGACGAGCCGAGCATCTACCTCACCGACGACCGCGAGACAGTGAAGCAGAAAGTGTCGAAGTACGCCTTCTCGGGCGGGCGAGCGGATATCGACGAGCACCGCAAGAAGGGCGGCGACCCCGAGGTGGACATCGCCTACCAGCTGCTGTTCTCGTTCTTCGAGACGGACGACGAGACGATCGAGCGACTGGCCCGAGAGTACCGCGCCGGGGAGTTGCTGAGCGGCGAGCTGAAGCAGTTCGCCGCCGAGCGAATCGCCGACTTCCTGGAGGCGCACCAGTCCCGGCGACCCGAGGGCGAGATTCGAGAGGCCGTAGAGCCGTACCGTCTGACCGAGGAGGAACGAGCGAAAGTGCGGCCCGACGTGTTCGGCGGCGAGTGA
- a CDS encoding tyrosine--tRNA ligase, with the protein MDVYERITRNAAEVVTEDEVRTLAESPEGKRAYVGYEPSGVLHIGHMLTATKLIDLQEAGFEVTVLLADVHAYLNDKGTFEEIRRTAERMKEQFIAYGLDESKTEFVLGSEFQFDREYVLDLHALELNTSMSRAERAMAEIKSGEAVKVSQAVYPLMQALDIVYLDVDLAIGGMEQRKVHMLARDTLPSIGEESPTCLHTPLIADLGSGVGKMSSSKGVTISMEDSTEDIREKVNGAYCPPTADPDPDEEGNERENPVLQIFEYHVFPRFETVVVERPEKYGGNLEYDDYASLAGDLESGELHPADAKGALATYLDELVAPGREKIRQAKQ; encoded by the coding sequence ATGGACGTCTACGAGCGCATCACCCGGAACGCCGCCGAGGTGGTCACCGAGGACGAGGTACGCACGCTAGCTGAATCACCCGAGGGCAAGCGGGCGTACGTCGGCTACGAGCCGTCCGGCGTCCTCCACATCGGTCACATGTTGACGGCGACGAAGCTCATCGACCTGCAGGAAGCGGGCTTCGAGGTCACCGTCCTGCTCGCCGACGTCCACGCCTACCTCAACGACAAAGGGACGTTCGAGGAGATTCGCCGGACGGCAGAGCGGATGAAAGAACAGTTCATCGCCTACGGCCTTGACGAGTCGAAGACGGAGTTCGTCCTCGGCTCGGAGTTCCAGTTCGACCGCGAGTACGTCCTCGACCTCCACGCGCTCGAACTGAACACCTCGATGTCGCGCGCCGAACGGGCGATGGCCGAGATTAAGAGCGGCGAGGCGGTGAAAGTCTCGCAGGCGGTGTACCCGCTGATGCAGGCGCTCGACATCGTCTACCTCGACGTGGACCTCGCCATCGGTGGGATGGAACAGCGCAAAGTTCACATGCTCGCGCGCGACACGCTGCCGAGCATCGGCGAGGAGTCGCCGACCTGCCTGCACACGCCGCTCATCGCCGACCTCGGGTCGGGCGTCGGCAAGATGTCCTCCTCGAAGGGCGTCACCATCTCGATGGAGGACTCGACCGAAGATATCCGAGAGAAGGTCAACGGCGCGTACTGCCCGCCGACGGCCGATCCCGACCCCGATGAAGAGGGGAACGAACGCGAGAACCCCGTGCTCCAGATCTTCGAGTACCACGTGTTCCCGCGCTTCGAGACGGTGGTCGTCGAGCGGCCCGAGAAGTACGGCGGCAACCTCGAGTACGACGACTACGCGTCGCTGGCGGGCGACCTCGAATCCGGCGAACTACACCCGGCGGACGCGAAAGGCGCGCTGGCGACGTACCTCGACGAACTCGTCGCACCGGGCCGCGAGAAGATTCGACAGGCGAAGCAGTAG
- a CDS encoding KH domain-containing protein, with product MQHVKVPQDRIGVLIGDGGETMREIESQAEVRLDIDSESGSVAIDSVGDPVTGLVAPDIVQAIGRGFSPETALSLLNDEMRMFDLIDLDEQTRNKNDLQRQKGRLIGENGRTRELMEELSGADVVIYGSTLGIIGQPEEVEAVRRAAGMLLDGAPHGAVYSFLERKHNELSRGFDISSD from the coding sequence ATGCAACACGTGAAGGTTCCGCAGGACCGCATCGGTGTTCTCATCGGTGACGGCGGCGAGACCATGCGCGAAATCGAGAGTCAGGCGGAGGTCCGCCTCGACATCGATTCCGAGTCCGGGTCGGTCGCCATCGACTCGGTCGGCGACCCCGTCACGGGTCTCGTTGCGCCGGACATCGTCCAGGCGATCGGCCGCGGGTTCTCGCCCGAGACCGCGCTGTCGCTTCTGAACGACGAGATGCGGATGTTCGACCTCATCGATCTCGACGAACAGACACGAAACAAGAACGACCTCCAGCGTCAGAAAGGCCGCCTCATCGGCGAGAACGGCCGGACGCGCGAACTGATGGAGGAGCTCAGCGGCGCGGACGTCGTCATCTACGGGTCGACGCTCGGCATCATCGGGCAACCCGAGGAAGTCGAGGCGGTCCGCCGTGCGGCCGGAATGCTGCTCGACGGTGCCCCTCACGGCGCGGTGTACTCGTTCCTCGAACGCAAGCACAACGAGCTCAGCCGAGGGTTCGACATCTCCTCGGACTGA
- a CDS encoding AI-2E family transporter — MSSPELRAPNVRVVFAGVLVTALAVVTGLILLPFLTYLLAATLLAFVFYPLQKRLARRIGSQLSAAFLVGTAILGVLLPVALLVYGLASGGRLVPRELEQLPELQTVERLVEQYFGVQLSIRSQINAALGQLSSILAEQSSGIVGAGVHATLGLLLLVFVLYYLLKDGDSLVEWLKYVTPLPHTVQDELYAKTNAMTWAVLKGHVLVAVVQGVVAGVGLFVTGVPNAGFWTVVMMVVALVPILGVGVVLGPAVVYLALANRVLAAVLLALYGLTIVALIDDYLRAYLIDRGSALNSAVILVGVFGAIYVIGPMGLFYGPILLGLFKATIEVFDDYYEVLEQP; from the coding sequence ATGTCTTCGCCCGAGCTTCGAGCTCCCAACGTTCGTGTCGTCTTCGCCGGGGTGCTGGTGACCGCGCTAGCCGTCGTCACCGGGCTCATATTACTCCCGTTTCTCACCTACCTGCTCGCCGCCACGCTGCTCGCGTTCGTGTTCTACCCGCTGCAGAAGCGACTGGCCCGGCGTATCGGCTCGCAGCTATCTGCCGCGTTTCTCGTGGGGACGGCGATTCTCGGCGTCCTCCTTCCGGTCGCCCTGCTGGTGTACGGGCTGGCGAGCGGCGGCCGCCTCGTCCCGCGGGAGCTCGAACAGCTCCCCGAGCTCCAAACCGTCGAGCGACTCGTCGAGCAGTACTTCGGCGTCCAACTGTCGATTCGTTCGCAGATCAACGCCGCCCTCGGACAGCTCTCGTCGATACTCGCCGAGCAGAGCTCCGGCATCGTTGGCGCGGGAGTTCACGCGACGCTCGGACTGCTACTGCTCGTCTTCGTCCTCTACTACCTATTGAAGGACGGCGACAGCCTGGTCGAGTGGTTGAAGTACGTCACGCCGCTGCCGCACACGGTGCAGGACGAACTCTACGCGAAGACGAACGCGATGACGTGGGCGGTGCTCAAGGGACACGTCCTCGTGGCCGTCGTCCAGGGCGTCGTCGCCGGCGTCGGCCTCTTCGTCACGGGAGTCCCGAACGCCGGGTTCTGGACGGTCGTGATGATGGTGGTCGCGCTCGTCCCGATTCTCGGCGTCGGCGTCGTGCTCGGCCCGGCGGTGGTGTATCTCGCACTCGCGAACCGCGTCCTCGCGGCCGTCCTGCTCGCGTTGTACGGACTGACCATCGTCGCGCTCATCGACGACTACCTCCGGGCGTACCTCATCGACCGCGGGTCGGCGCTCAACTCGGCGGTCATCCTCGTCGGCGTCTTCGGCGCGATATACGTCATCGGTCCGATGGGACTGTTCTACGGGCCCATCCTGCTCGGGCTGTTCAAGGCGACCATCGAGGTGTTCGACGACTACTACGAGGTGCTGGAGCAACCCTGA